TACTGCTAGAAGAGATAATTTTATGCATTTGTGTGGAGTAACGTATATCGACGGTCCAAGAAAATTTTTTAATGATGCATTAGATCAAAAAATACAAATCAAAAAAATACTTATAAAAAAAGATGGGTCTACCTTTCAAAAATTACAAATTATGAATCAATTTCAAGAAATGCTTGGACCACATTTAAGATTAACAGGACGCAGTAATTTTACATATTTAAAATTTGATCACTCTATACGTACCAACAAAAGCATACTAGCTCTTGCACTATTAAATAATCAAAACTACATGATACCTATCTCTTTATTAAATCTAAAATTTATTCATCCTTTTCCAAATGGAGAAAAAATAATAAAAATAGAATCTCGAGATCTAAAAACTGGTAAAATTACTATTCTCAACTAAAACCAACCAGTCAGATCTTTAATAATGAAAAAGATAATTGGAACTAACAATGATGGTAAAAAATTTAGCGTTTTAACATCACGAATCTTCAATAAAGCTAAGCCAGAGCAGGCAATTAAAAAGCCACCAACAATGGAAATCTCAGTTACCAATGGTCCCGTAAAAAAGCTAGCTGACAAAAATTTAGCTACCAGGTAAATACTACCCTGCCAGCAAAATAGCACCGGAGCAACAACGAGCATCCCCCAACCGAAACTAGCGCCAAAAACCATCGAGGTCACAAAATCCAACGTAGCATTAGTAAACAGCATCGTATAGTCGCCTTTAACTGCCGCAATTACTGGCCCCACAATTGATAGTGCTCCAATACAACAAAGCAAAATTTCAGTGGCCAGCCCTTTACCTAAGTTTGATTTACCTGTTTTTTCTACTAAGCGATCAAAATGGCCAGAGATATCCCCAGCCGTGCCGCACAAACCACCAAGTGCTAAGCTAACAATAAATAAAACAGGATAGTGACTCTTGGGCATATTATTAGTAACATTCTCCCAACCGATGCCTAACGCTGCCAGTCCCATTGCGATGAACAAAACGTCTTCATAACGCTTATTCAATCCTTTCTTTACCAAGCAGCCAACTGTAGTACCAACCAGCAAAGCGCAAGTATTTACAATTGTTCCGATCATTTTTCTCACCTCTTAGTTTTATTTTACCGCAGAAAAAAAGTATCCATCTCGGATACTTTTTCATATTTACCATTTAAAATGCCAACTACTACTCGATGACGCTGAAGAACTAGATGAAGATGTGCTTTCACCCGTACCTGAACCATAACCAGAATTCGAACCACCTGCCGGCTTATCTTGATTTTGATCATAAATCCGATAATTGGTGAAAGCATTGGGATCATCCCACTTGATGTGATTGTTCTGATCATTCAATTCATTTTGCCGCGTTTCTTCATTGTTCAAAGTTTGTGTTTGCAAATTCAGGTTCTTACGAATTTTATCTGACGTCTTTTGTAATTCCTTAGTAGACGCCACCTGAATTGAAGAACCATCAATCCAAGCATCATGCCCTTGAATGTAGCCACTCTTTAAGCTATTCATGCAGCCACGATAATTGAGCGCCAAACTAAGCATATCATTGAATGTCAGATTAGTTTTCACATATTTATTGAAAATATCTACCAGCTTGCGGTAATTGCCAAGCGTATTAACCGACATTGCCTTATGCGCAATTGCTTCAATCACCTGACGTTGCCGCATCTGACGACCATAGTCACCACGTGGGTCTTCTTTTCTCATTCGAACATAAGCCACCGCGTGCCGTCCATTTAAATGCTGCTTACCTTTGTGGAAATCACACCAGTCATACGAGAAGTCAAATGGAACTTGGACATCGACACCACCAACTGCGTTAACCAGGCTCTTTAGCGCCTTCATATTAACTTCTAGATAATAATCAATTGGCACATTTAACATTGATGACACAGTCTTCATACTTGATTCATGTCCACCGATTTCATAAGCAGAATTTACCCGAAACATGAAGTATTTATTTCCTGGATCGCCCTTAATATCTGCCAAAGTATCACGTGGAATTGAAGTCATTGTCGCAGAATTCTTTTGTGGATTAGCTGTTGCTAAAATCATAGTATCGGAATTACCACGATCATGGCGACCTTCAATCCCCTGGTCAACCCCTAGAACTAGGATAGAAATTGGCTGTCTATTGGCAATTTTAGCTGAAGTAGCAGTGTTGCCGCCGTTTTTACCATCAATCACACTATGGACGGTAAAATACATGTGAGCAGCCCATGCCATGCCAAAACAAGCAGTTAATAATACTGCCACACCAATCAAGCGGGCAAAAAAGTTACCTGATTTGAGCGCTGATGCATCTGCGGCTAAAGCACGATTCCGATGAAGATTAAGCGATGAACGATGAGCGCGATAATCTTCTCTTCGTTTTGGATTTTGGTCCATTCTTTTGATCGTTTCCCTTCGAATTTAATACAAGTTAGTTTATTTGTATCACTTTTAATCTATCGATAAAATAAAAATGCTAATAATTAATAATAACTTATTTTTTTGCGAAATATAACGCAACAAGCTAAGATGTATAGAAAATGAAATATTATGGAGGTAAAAATGGCAATTCCAACTAGAAACGAAGTCCCTGAAGAGCTTAAATGGGACTTAACCCGTATTTTTAAAAATGACGATGAATGGGAGCAAGCTTATGCAGCTGCACAAGAAAAAGTGGCTAAACTTGCTGAATTAAAAGGTACACTAGCTAAATCAGGCAAGAACCTGTACGAGAGCTTAACCAAAATCTTAGCTGTTAAACGTGATGTGGAAAATATCTACGTTTACGCTACCATGTCCAGCGATGTTGATACTTCTAATTCGCACTATCTCGGCTATGTCAGCCGGGTACAAAGTTTGGCTAACCAGTTTGAGGCTGCAACAAGTTTTATTAATCCTGAAATCTTGAGTATCCCTAGTGATAAGCTTGAGCAATTTAAGCAAGCTGAACCTAGATTAAAGGATTACGCACACTATCTTGAAACAATTACTAACAAGCGTCCTCATACATTACCTGCTGAGCAAGAAAAATTGATCGCCGATGCTGGGGATGCTTTAAGTGTTTCTGAAAATACCTTTAACGTCTTGACCAACT
This is a stretch of genomic DNA from Lactobacillus crispatus. It encodes these proteins:
- a CDS encoding PBECR4 domain-containing protein, coding for MEKKEMNRNLFKNANLKEIGQLRRYMSIIYDNADFYSKHFVNKTIIYTTKNKKIELTARRDNFMHLCGVTYIDGPRKFFNDALDQKIQIKKILIKKDGSTFQKLQIMNQFQEMLGPHLRLTGRSNFTYLKFDHSIRTNKSILALALLNNQNYMIPISLLNLKFIHPFPNGEKIIKIESRDLKTGKITILN
- a CDS encoding DUF554 domain-containing protein, which produces MIGTIVNTCALLVGTTVGCLVKKGLNKRYEDVLFIAMGLAALGIGWENVTNNMPKSHYPVLFIVSLALGGLCGTAGDISGHFDRLVEKTGKSNLGKGLATEILLCCIGALSIVGPVIAAVKGDYTMLFTNATLDFVTSMVFGASFGWGMLVVAPVLFCWQGSIYLVAKFLSASFFTGPLVTEISIVGGFLIACSGLALLKIRDVKTLNFLPSLLVPIIFFIIKDLTGWF
- a CDS encoding LCP family protein, encoding MDQNPKRREDYRAHRSSLNLHRNRALAADASALKSGNFFARLIGVAVLLTACFGMAWAAHMYFTVHSVIDGKNGGNTATSAKIANRQPISILVLGVDQGIEGRHDRGNSDTMILATANPQKNSATMTSIPRDTLADIKGDPGNKYFMFRVNSAYEIGGHESSMKTVSSMLNVPIDYYLEVNMKALKSLVNAVGGVDVQVPFDFSYDWCDFHKGKQHLNGRHAVAYVRMRKEDPRGDYGRQMRQRQVIEAIAHKAMSVNTLGNYRKLVDIFNKYVKTNLTFNDMLSLALNYRGCMNSLKSGYIQGHDAWIDGSSIQVASTKELQKTSDKIRKNLNLQTQTLNNEETRQNELNDQNNHIKWDDPNAFTNYRIYDQNQDKPAGGSNSGYGSGTGESTSSSSSSASSSSSWHFKW